From Pelosinus fermentans DSM 17108, the proteins below share one genomic window:
- a CDS encoding cupin domain-containing protein, translated as MKKIEVISGENIQSALGSSKRQYLVGELALPQELEYLRDPHVEAGITEYTEYTIEKPHYHTTTTEYIYVLAGESKYINVKTQEETFVKQGDFYLIHQGITYAQKSKAGLKLLFFKYPSGNDKVTVEDDGSLDDWYSSF; from the coding sequence ATGAAAAAAATCGAAGTAATAAGCGGCGAAAATATCCAATCAGCACTAGGCAGTTCAAAGCGCCAATACCTGGTAGGTGAATTAGCCTTGCCTCAAGAACTGGAATATTTACGAGATCCGCATGTGGAAGCCGGCATTACAGAATATACAGAATATACCATTGAAAAACCGCACTATCATACAACAACAACCGAGTATATCTACGTATTAGCAGGGGAAAGCAAGTATATCAACGTAAAGACGCAAGAAGAAACCTTCGTTAAACAAGGAGACTTTTATTTAATTCATCAAGGAATTACCTATGCACAAAAGTCAAAAGCGGGGCTTAAATTATTGTTTTTTAAATATCCTTCGGGTAATGATAAAGTTACCGTTGAGGATGATGGAAGCTTAGATGATTGGTATAGCAGCTTTTAA
- a CDS encoding MFS transporter, whose product MNKSCDSKVMTKGKNILFAGCLAHLVHDGLSDMLYIFFPIWQVQFSLTFAEIGLLKTLFSGSLAGFQVPAGFLASRMGEVKLLLLGTLLTSAAIFLLGWAAAPMVVGCLLVIGGLGSSTQHPLSSSLISSAYPDKTERRTALSTFNVAGDFGKLLLPAMTALLIAQYNWMTASRFLGMLGMMSVVVIFLMTKNMGQPSSTNEEKPETAALGCFAWKGNQSFWSLSMIGVIDSATRMGFLTFFPFLLQEKGAQVSLVGFALSLVFAGGAAGKYICGKLATKFGILRTVVTTEMITTLCILGILFLPLEPVLLLSPLLGVALNGTSSVLYGSVPELVSDEQCKQAFAIFYTATIGSGAISPFLYGLASDIVGIKIAVILIAFVVLLTLPLTLRLRGKFA is encoded by the coding sequence ATGAATAAAAGTTGTGACAGTAAAGTAATGACAAAGGGTAAGAATATCTTATTTGCAGGATGTCTCGCTCATCTGGTACATGATGGATTAAGCGACATGCTATACATTTTTTTCCCAATCTGGCAAGTTCAGTTCTCCTTAACTTTTGCTGAAATTGGTCTTCTAAAAACATTGTTTTCTGGCTCCTTGGCAGGATTTCAAGTACCAGCAGGTTTTCTCGCTTCCCGTATGGGCGAAGTTAAATTGCTGCTCCTTGGAACGCTTCTCACCAGTGCTGCCATTTTCCTGCTCGGCTGGGCAGCAGCACCAATGGTTGTTGGTTGTTTATTAGTAATTGGCGGTTTAGGCTCAAGCACTCAGCATCCCTTATCGTCTTCCTTAATATCGAGTGCATATCCTGATAAAACTGAACGCAGAACCGCTCTTAGTACGTTTAACGTGGCTGGAGACTTTGGTAAATTACTATTACCGGCCATGACCGCCCTGCTAATTGCCCAATATAACTGGATGACTGCAAGCCGCTTCTTAGGCATGCTTGGTATGATGAGTGTAGTTGTCATTTTTCTAATGACTAAAAACATGGGGCAGCCCTCTTCAACGAATGAGGAAAAACCAGAGACAGCAGCACTTGGCTGTTTTGCTTGGAAGGGAAATCAGTCCTTTTGGTCTTTGTCGATGATCGGAGTGATTGATAGTGCAACTCGGATGGGATTTCTTACTTTCTTTCCATTTTTATTGCAAGAAAAAGGTGCACAGGTTAGTTTGGTTGGTTTCGCATTGTCTCTTGTGTTTGCAGGAGGTGCAGCTGGTAAATATATATGTGGAAAATTGGCTACGAAATTTGGTATATTGCGAACGGTAGTGACCACGGAGATGATTACAACCTTGTGTATTTTAGGTATACTGTTTCTTCCCTTAGAGCCTGTCCTTCTGCTTTCACCTCTTCTGGGCGTTGCATTAAATGGTACTTCATCGGTATTGTACGGCAGTGTTCCGGAATTGGTTTCTGATGAACAATGCAAGCAGGCATTTGCTATTTTTTATACAGCAACCATTGGTTCAGGAGCGATATCTCCTTTTCTTTACGGATTAGCAAGTGATATCGTTGGGATAAAGATCGCTGTGATACTGATTGCTTTCGTTGTTCTTCTGACTCTTCCATTAACATTACGCCTTAGAGGAAAATTTGCTTAA
- a CDS encoding metallophosphoesterase, whose translation MKTVDRILATSDLHGQNKRFLDLLGKTKYNSEQDLLIVCGDLIDRGNENLDCLATCEALQKKGAIVLKGNHEQFLEKSLIEMLTTDTWRERPSNDLYYWIHHNGGREMYEEIKRMSYSSCL comes from the coding sequence ATGAAAACTGTTGATCGCATCTTAGCCACGTCAGACTTACATGGGCAAAACAAGAGATTCTTAGATTTATTAGGAAAAACAAAATACAATTCGGAGCAAGATCTACTTATTGTGTGTGGGGACCTAATTGACCGGGGAAATGAAAATTTAGATTGTCTTGCAACTTGTGAAGCTTTGCAGAAGAAGGGGGCAATAGTACTCAAAGGCAATCATGAGCAGTTTTTAGAAAAAAGTCTCATCGAAATGCTGACCACTGACACTTGGCGAGAACGTCCATCCAACGATTTATATTATTGGATACATCATAATGGCGGCAGAGAAATGTATGAGGAAATCAAGAGGATGTCTTATTCATCTTGTCTTTAA
- the tkt gene encoding transketolase, with product MGKIEEMSVNAIRILAADSVQKANSGHPGLPLGCAAMAYELWANHMKHNPKNPKWVNRDRFVLSAGHGSALLYSLLHLFGYGNLSIEDLAQFRQEDSLTPGHPEYGHTVGVEATTGPLGAGMGMSVGMAMAEAHLSSIFNKEGFPIVDHYTYVLGGDGCMMEGITSEVLSLAGTLSLSKLIVFYDSNNITIEGSTDIAFTEDVEKRMQAFGFQTIIVEDGNDLEAIGKAIQEAKAETNKPSFIIVKTQIGYGCPAKQCKASAHGEPLGIENVAALKENLGWEKQDAFYVPDAVYHHYKKIAEKKAEDETTWNKLFLAYSEKYPEMKTLWQQYFDTNALTDLLNKEEFWAYADKPDATRNLSGVMINRIKDILPNFIGGSADLAPSNKTHMKDAGDFSKTNYSGRNIHYGVRELGMAAIGNGLALHGGLKTFVGTFFVFSDYVKPMARLASLMELPVTYVLTHDSIGVGEDGPTHEPIEQLAMLRAMPNFTVFRPADATETCAAWYYAITSAKTPTALVLSRQNLPQLKGASKEALKGGYVLADSNKAVPDGIIIASGSEVELAVNAKVELAKENIDVRVVSMPSVDVFEEQSDEYKESVLPKAVRGRVAVEAASDFGWGKYVGLDGAYVTMKGFGASAPAKTLFNKFGFTTENVVAVTKKVLKSN from the coding sequence ATGGGTAAAATAGAAGAAATGTCAGTAAATGCAATTCGAATTCTAGCGGCAGATTCTGTACAAAAAGCGAATTCCGGTCATCCTGGACTGCCCCTTGGCTGCGCAGCCATGGCTTATGAATTATGGGCAAATCACATGAAACACAATCCTAAAAATCCGAAATGGGTAAATCGAGACCGCTTTGTTTTATCAGCCGGTCATGGATCTGCATTACTCTATTCGCTATTACATTTATTTGGCTATGGTAATTTGTCAATTGAAGATCTAGCGCAATTTCGGCAAGAGGATTCGCTGACTCCAGGTCATCCGGAATATGGTCATACCGTAGGAGTGGAAGCTACAACCGGGCCACTTGGCGCTGGTATGGGTATGTCCGTAGGTATGGCAATGGCAGAAGCCCATCTTTCTTCCATATTTAATAAAGAGGGATTTCCTATCGTAGATCATTATACCTATGTACTAGGCGGTGATGGATGCATGATGGAAGGAATCACCTCAGAAGTGCTATCATTGGCAGGAACCTTGAGTCTAAGTAAGCTGATTGTATTTTACGATAGCAACAACATTACCATAGAAGGAAGCACGGATATTGCTTTCACAGAAGATGTAGAAAAAAGAATGCAGGCATTTGGTTTCCAGACTATCATAGTAGAGGATGGAAATGATCTTGAGGCAATTGGAAAGGCAATTCAAGAGGCAAAAGCCGAAACCAATAAACCATCATTTATCATAGTAAAAACACAGATTGGCTATGGCTGCCCGGCAAAACAATGCAAAGCAAGTGCACATGGCGAACCCTTAGGTATAGAAAATGTTGCAGCTTTAAAAGAAAATCTCGGATGGGAAAAACAAGATGCGTTTTATGTCCCTGATGCAGTTTACCATCATTACAAAAAGATTGCAGAAAAAAAAGCAGAGGATGAAACAACTTGGAATAAGCTGTTTTTGGCCTATAGTGAAAAATACCCTGAGATGAAAACTCTTTGGCAGCAATATTTCGATACCAATGCATTAACAGATCTTCTTAATAAAGAAGAGTTCTGGGCTTATGCTGACAAGCCAGACGCAACGCGAAACCTGTCTGGAGTTATGATCAACCGCATTAAAGATATATTGCCAAACTTTATTGGCGGCAGTGCCGATCTTGCGCCTTCCAATAAAACACATATGAAAGATGCCGGAGATTTTTCAAAAACGAACTACAGCGGCAGAAATATTCACTATGGTGTAAGAGAACTCGGAATGGCAGCAATTGGTAATGGTCTTGCATTGCATGGAGGACTGAAAACGTTTGTTGGGACTTTCTTTGTATTTAGTGACTATGTAAAACCAATGGCAAGATTGGCATCACTGATGGAACTGCCTGTTACATATGTTTTGACGCATGACAGCATCGGTGTTGGTGAAGATGGTCCCACCCATGAACCAATCGAACAATTAGCCATGCTGAGAGCAATGCCGAATTTCACCGTGTTCAGACCAGCAGATGCAACCGAAACATGTGCTGCATGGTACTATGCCATTACATCGGCAAAAACGCCGACTGCTTTGGTGTTATCAAGGCAAAATCTGCCACAGCTAAAAGGGGCAAGCAAAGAAGCTTTAAAAGGTGGATATGTCCTGGCCGATTCCAATAAAGCAGTGCCAGATGGAATTATTATAGCAAGCGGATCAGAAGTGGAATTGGCAGTGAATGCCAAAGTAGAATTAGCGAAAGAAAATATTGATGTAAGAGTCGTAAGTATGCCATCTGTAGATGTTTTTGAGGAGCAGTCAGACGAATATAAAGAAAGCGTGCTGCCCAAAGCCGTGAGAGGGAGAGTTGCAGTAGAAGCAGCCAGCGATTTTGGTTGGGGCAAGTATGTTGGACTTGATGGTGCCTATGTAACCATGAAAGGTTTTGGGGCATCAGCGCCAGCGAAAACATTATTTAATAAATTTGGTTTCACTACAGAAAATGTTGTTGCAGTAACCAAGAAGGTATTGAAAAGCAACTAG
- a CDS encoding zinc-ribbon domain containing protein: MNQDKTLTCKDCGVEFIFSASEQDFYAEKGFTNEPGRCPECRTARKQANNGGRGNNYQQREMHEAVCAECGITTQVPFRPSGDRPVYCRDCFSKINHR, translated from the coding sequence ATGAATCAAGACAAAACATTAACATGCAAGGATTGTGGCGTTGAATTTATTTTTTCAGCATCAGAACAAGATTTTTATGCCGAAAAAGGATTCACTAACGAACCAGGAAGATGTCCTGAATGCAGAACTGCCCGTAAACAAGCCAATAACGGAGGCCGCGGCAATAACTATCAACAGCGTGAAATGCATGAGGCTGTTTGTGCAGAGTGTGGTATCACCACTCAAGTACCTTTTCGCCCAAGCGGAGATCGTCCAGTGTACTGCAGAGACTGTTTTAGCAAAATCAACCATAGATAA
- the pfkA gene encoding 6-phosphofructokinase, with amino-acid sequence MKKIGVLTSGGDAPGMNAAIRAIVRTGIYHDLKVFGIQRGYTGLLHGEIKEMHIASVGDIIHRGGTILKTSRCEEMKTEAGINKAIGILEKNEIDGLIVIGGDGSFQGVNQLGRGNIKVMGIPGTIDNDLAYTDYTIGFDTAVNTVLDSISKIRDTSMSHEKVTIIEVMGRHCGDIALYAGLAGGAESILVPEEQYEVKKICEKMLQGRKRGKAHNIIMLAEGRGSAAELQKEILNTTGIESRVTVLGYLQRGGVPTAVDRILASRMGAMAVNLLIEGKSNRAIGIKDNHLINIDIMEALMKRKIFDQEMYNLSQILSI; translated from the coding sequence ATGAAAAAGATAGGAGTGCTGACCAGCGGCGGAGATGCCCCAGGTATGAATGCAGCCATTCGAGCCATAGTAAGAACCGGAATTTATCATGATCTCAAAGTCTTTGGAATCCAAAGAGGTTATACAGGCCTTTTACATGGTGAAATAAAAGAAATGCATATAGCATCGGTTGGTGATATCATTCACCGAGGCGGAACGATTCTTAAAACTTCCAGATGTGAAGAAATGAAAACAGAAGCTGGTATCAATAAAGCAATCGGGATATTAGAGAAAAATGAAATTGATGGTCTCATCGTAATCGGTGGAGATGGTTCTTTTCAGGGAGTCAATCAACTTGGTCGTGGCAATATCAAGGTAATGGGAATTCCCGGTACCATTGATAACGATTTAGCATACACCGATTATACAATTGGTTTCGATACAGCAGTTAATACAGTGCTCGATTCCATCAGCAAAATTAGAGATACATCCATGTCTCATGAGAAAGTAACCATTATTGAAGTGATGGGAAGGCACTGCGGGGATATCGCTCTTTACGCAGGTCTTGCCGGAGGGGCGGAAAGTATCTTAGTTCCAGAAGAACAATATGAAGTGAAGAAAATTTGTGAGAAAATGCTGCAAGGCAGGAAGCGCGGGAAAGCTCATAATATTATTATGTTGGCTGAAGGCAGAGGATCTGCGGCAGAGTTACAAAAAGAAATATTGAATACTACTGGTATTGAATCAAGAGTTACGGTACTCGGTTATCTTCAGCGAGGCGGAGTGCCCACCGCTGTTGATCGAATACTAGCAAGCCGAATGGGAGCTATGGCTGTTAATCTATTGATTGAGGGGAAATCCAATCGTGCCATTGGTATAAAAGACAATCACTTGATCAATATAGATATTATGGAAGCGCTTATGAAAAGAAAAATATTTGATCAGGAAATGTACAATTTATCTCAAATATTGTCAATTTAA
- a CDS encoding APC family permease yields the protein MLTAMPFGMPVTALVGAHYLGSIFAWTSSGIHLAAAGLLLIAITLNYRGIDLSGHTQVFVVSAILFILTFAVWSAVPHVQISAFTPFLPHGWFPVGEAMTLLFFAFMGWEMIGNLAEEFKNPVRDIPLSLGVAVLLTNLLYFAVALVTIGTDVYHSGNPVTAMVTLVAYRWGDMAGTLVALLGFVVCYCPVHTFIAGFSRLVYAQTRDGHFPQYWGQLHPRFQTPHIALLAFVPIYFVILLFSYELSWNLESLISIPCVNFLVVYMLGMVAVARTLPNKLGKISAWISAILSGSIYLFAGWFAFFPIVVSLLTICQQRWSKTKRAF from the coding sequence ATGTTAACGGCTATGCCATTTGGTATGCCAGTGACAGCATTGGTAGGCGCACATTACCTTGGTAGTATTTTTGCTTGGACGTCATCTGGTATACATTTGGCAGCTGCGGGGCTTCTACTGATTGCCATTACACTTAATTATAGGGGTATTGATCTTTCTGGTCATACACAAGTTTTTGTAGTTTCTGCCATTCTTTTCATTCTCACATTTGCTGTTTGGTCTGCTGTTCCCCACGTACAGATATCAGCGTTTACACCTTTTCTACCACATGGTTGGTTTCCTGTAGGTGAAGCAATGACTCTTTTGTTCTTTGCTTTCATGGGTTGGGAAATGATTGGAAATTTGGCTGAAGAGTTCAAGAACCCAGTACGGGATATCCCTCTGAGTTTGGGAGTAGCCGTATTATTGACTAATCTATTATACTTCGCTGTTGCCCTCGTCACTATAGGAACAGATGTCTACCATTCTGGAAATCCTGTTACAGCAATGGTAACATTGGTAGCATATCGCTGGGGTGATATGGCAGGTACACTGGTAGCACTATTGGGGTTTGTTGTGTGTTATTGTCCTGTTCATACTTTTATCGCTGGTTTTTCCCGCCTTGTATATGCACAAACGCGAGATGGCCATTTCCCCCAATATTGGGGCCAACTACATCCACGCTTCCAAACTCCCCACATCGCATTACTTGCCTTCGTGCCAATTTACTTCGTCATTCTTTTATTTAGTTATGAACTTTCTTGGAATCTAGAATCATTAATTAGTATTCCTTGCGTCAACTTTCTTGTTGTATATATGCTTGGAATGGTAGCTGTGGCTCGTACCCTTCCCAATAAGCTTGGCAAGATCTCAGCCTGGATCAGCGCAATTCTATCAGGAAGTATATATTTATTTGCAGGTTGGTTTGCATTTTTTCCTATAGTTGTATCACTATTGACCATCTGCCAACAGCGCTGGAGTAAAACGAAACGTGCATTTTGA
- a CDS encoding C-GCAxxG-C-C family protein — translation MQELINVRVHDYYWDEDLSCAVTTLKILSELFYPTLHPQVIEAAFGLNAGRFGSQCGLVEGALLFIGSYGSYRNINKENISAICHEFCRKFQARFGSLLCNELRTQGFSPDNPPHLCENITKQAVAFSAQFIVEKLNVGII, via the coding sequence TTGCAGGAATTAATAAATGTAAGAGTGCATGACTATTATTGGGACGAAGATCTTAGTTGTGCAGTGACAACATTAAAAATTTTATCTGAATTGTTTTATCCTACTCTACATCCGCAGGTCATAGAAGCCGCATTTGGATTGAATGCTGGCAGATTCGGCTCTCAGTGCGGTTTAGTTGAGGGAGCATTACTGTTTATCGGAAGCTACGGGAGCTATAGAAATATAAATAAAGAAAACATCTCAGCCATATGTCATGAATTTTGTCGTAAGTTTCAAGCGCGATTCGGCAGTCTATTATGTAATGAACTACGAACCCAAGGGTTCAGCCCAGATAACCCTCCACACCTTTGCGAAAATATCACTAAACAGGCTGTTGCTTTTTCTGCGCAATTCATAGTAGAAAAACTGAATGTAGGTATAATATAG
- a CDS encoding PTS glucitol/sorbitol transporter subunit IIA, whose protein sequence is MKYHSAITGWGTGAFEFLSDKDLNFIIIFNEGAPLELQEIAVLHKPAPLLTELAVGDTVIICDKAFTITAIGSEAPHTLKELGHCTFSFKGGTEPERPGCIMLEGEELIPEDITLGGIIEIF, encoded by the coding sequence ATGAAATATCATTCTGCGATTACTGGCTGGGGAACAGGTGCTTTTGAGTTTCTTAGTGATAAAGACTTGAATTTTATTATCATTTTTAATGAAGGAGCACCACTGGAATTGCAAGAAATTGCGGTTTTACACAAACCTGCCCCACTCCTTACAGAGTTGGCGGTAGGCGATACCGTAATTATTTGTGATAAGGCATTTACGATAACGGCAATTGGTTCTGAAGCGCCCCATACCTTAAAAGAACTTGGTCATTGTACCTTTAGCTTTAAAGGTGGTACAGAACCCGAACGTCCCGGCTGCATTATGCTGGAAGGGGAAGAATTAATCCCAGAAGATATTACCCTAGGTGGTATCATTGAAATTTTTTAA
- a CDS encoding NAD(P)H-dependent oxidoreductase, protein MLNMNQKLIKRQQEGKIIRTGIVGAGQMGRGMVTQMVLMQGIMPSIVSDINVENAVHAFHYAGIKDDQIAIVDTLADANKWIEAGKYVATVNADLISQANLVECAIDATGVPDVGAKVATDAMRNGKHVVMLNVETDVVIGPYLKRLAAQQGVIYTGSAGDEPGAVMELYCFAKAMGMDVKVMGKGKNNKLDYACNPDSVLEEATRRKMSPKMLCSFKDGTKTMVEMTAMSNATGLIPDVIGGHGVAATVKELPDLYRLKQDGGILNKHGVVEYVNGIAPGVFVAVSTENEEIAYQMRYHSMGNGPLWILYRPYHLCNLETPLTVAKAVIDGESTIVPIDGLVSECITVAKTDLKAGQYIDGIGCYTTYGSIASAAESDAKGYVPYGLVSNKTRMLKDAKKGQLLTLDMVELDQTTLIYKLRKEQDAIYNK, encoded by the coding sequence ATGTTAAATATGAATCAGAAACTAATTAAACGCCAACAAGAAGGAAAAATCATTCGTACAGGTATTGTAGGAGCAGGACAAATGGGAAGAGGTATGGTGACGCAAATGGTATTGATGCAAGGCATCATGCCGTCCATCGTATCCGATATTAATGTTGAAAATGCTGTACATGCCTTTCATTATGCCGGCATAAAAGACGATCAAATTGCTATTGTTGATACTCTTGCAGATGCAAATAAATGGATAGAAGCTGGAAAATATGTTGCGACTGTCAATGCAGACCTCATTTCTCAAGCTAATTTGGTAGAATGTGCAATTGATGCTACGGGCGTTCCCGATGTAGGTGCGAAAGTGGCAACGGATGCCATGAGAAATGGTAAACATGTGGTCATGCTGAATGTGGAAACAGACGTTGTTATTGGACCCTATCTGAAACGGTTAGCGGCACAACAAGGCGTTATTTATACTGGTTCGGCTGGTGATGAGCCTGGCGCTGTTATGGAATTATATTGTTTTGCCAAAGCAATGGGTATGGATGTTAAAGTTATGGGAAAAGGCAAAAACAATAAACTTGACTATGCCTGCAATCCGGATAGTGTACTGGAAGAAGCAACTCGACGTAAGATGAGTCCTAAAATGCTCTGCTCTTTCAAAGATGGTACAAAAACGATGGTAGAAATGACGGCTATGTCAAATGCTACCGGGTTGATTCCAGATGTAATCGGCGGACATGGTGTTGCAGCGACTGTGAAAGAATTGCCGGACTTATATAGACTCAAACAAGATGGCGGTATCTTAAATAAACATGGTGTTGTTGAATATGTAAATGGCATTGCCCCAGGAGTATTTGTTGCTGTTTCTACTGAAAATGAAGAAATCGCCTATCAAATGCGCTATCACAGTATGGGTAATGGTCCATTATGGATTTTGTATCGTCCATATCATTTGTGTAACTTAGAAACTCCATTAACCGTTGCGAAAGCTGTAATTGATGGTGAATCTACGATCGTGCCTATCGATGGTCTTGTGAGTGAATGCATTACTGTTGCAAAAACAGATTTGAAAGCGGGTCAATACATTGATGGTATTGGTTGTTACACAACCTATGGCTCGATTGCCAGTGCTGCAGAATCTGATGCTAAAGGTTATGTTCCTTACGGTTTGGTATCGAACAAGACTCGCATGTTAAAAGATGCGAAAAAAGGTCAGCTTTTAACGTTGGATATGGTGGAATTAGATCAAACAACACTGATCTACAAACTTCGTAAAGAACAAGATGCGATATATAACAAGTAG
- a CDS encoding LysR family transcriptional regulator has protein sequence MDIRLLQTFLLVAKIGNVTQAAEQLNFSQPTVTAQIRALEEHFEVLLFERVGKKLYITEAGLRLIAYAEKLLLLYGEARATVQEFSHDRTIKVGLGTAVAAHTLSPILREFQERVPNVSVSIEHCFNIPITVKGILDNSFDLALVHDKISNSRILQFNVVAEKLLWVTHASLLDTYGDTLRQQPFIALKQGSVYREKYNPYLRQNAVIPILEYSDSEAVRQAVLNGLGIGVLPEVLVRSHIEDGTLHEFCDAPKLEIDFSVIFHKDKTFTLAMRTLLMAIAEHANINGGLSEYVSSM, from the coding sequence ATGGATATACGGTTATTACAAACTTTTCTCTTAGTTGCAAAAATAGGCAATGTAACACAAGCGGCAGAACAGCTCAATTTTAGTCAGCCAACGGTAACAGCTCAAATACGAGCACTGGAAGAACATTTCGAGGTACTCTTGTTTGAAAGGGTCGGTAAAAAACTATATATAACAGAAGCAGGTTTACGTCTTATTGCTTATGCAGAGAAGCTATTGTTATTGTATGGAGAAGCGCGAGCAACAGTACAGGAATTTTCCCATGACAGAACGATTAAGGTAGGTCTTGGTACTGCTGTGGCAGCGCATACACTATCACCCATCTTGCGAGAGTTCCAAGAGCGGGTTCCCAATGTATCAGTTAGTATTGAACATTGTTTCAATATACCGATTACCGTTAAAGGTATCTTAGATAATAGCTTTGATTTAGCTCTGGTTCATGACAAGATCTCGAACAGCAGAATTCTGCAGTTTAATGTTGTAGCCGAGAAATTGTTATGGGTTACTCATGCGAGTCTTCTAGATACATATGGCGATACTCTGCGGCAGCAACCTTTTATTGCCTTAAAACAAGGCAGTGTCTATCGGGAAAAATATAATCCATACTTACGGCAAAATGCAGTCATACCTATTTTAGAATATAGCGATTCTGAGGCAGTCAGACAGGCTGTTTTGAATGGGCTAGGTATTGGTGTACTGCCAGAAGTGCTGGTTCGATCTCATATAGAAGATGGGACCCTTCATGAATTTTGTGATGCACCAAAGTTAGAGATTGATTTTTCGGTAATATTTCATAAAGATAAGACCTTTACGTTGGCAATGCGTACGTTATTAATGGCAATTGCCGAGCATGCCAATATTAATGGTGGTTTATCAGAGTATGTATCATCTATGTAG
- a CDS encoding HAD-IA family hydrolase: MVKYVLFDFDGTLVDSLNIVIEVYNQLAGKYEAKKIEHKDIAHIKGLSITEKAKFLDFKIYKFPLLALDIYKLYKHSIKDLFLFDGIKALLEELNACGFQLAIVSTNSEQNIRECLEHNQIDFINEIISSNNMFGKNEDIKRFIKKHKLKDSEVIYVGDEVRDIIAGKKSGVKIIWVSWGYDQIDNAKKEQPNYIVHNSHEILSISQSI; encoded by the coding sequence ATGGTAAAGTACGTACTATTTGACTTTGATGGTACTTTGGTAGATTCACTGAATATCGTTATCGAAGTGTATAATCAGCTTGCAGGCAAGTATGAAGCAAAGAAGATAGAGCATAAGGATATTGCACATATAAAAGGGTTATCTATTACGGAAAAAGCTAAATTTCTTGATTTTAAAATATACAAATTTCCACTTTTAGCGTTGGATATTTACAAACTATATAAACACTCCATAAAGGATCTTTTCTTGTTTGATGGAATTAAGGCATTATTGGAAGAATTAAATGCCTGTGGCTTTCAGCTAGCAATTGTTTCAACAAATTCGGAGCAGAATATAAGAGAATGCCTTGAGCATAATCAGATTGACTTTATTAATGAAATTATTTCTTCTAACAATATGTTTGGCAAGAATGAAGATATTAAAAGATTTATAAAAAAACACAAACTGAAAGATTCTGAAGTGATTTATGTTGGGGACGAGGTTAGAGACATTATTGCGGGCAAAAAAAGTGGTGTTAAGATAATTTGGGTAAGTTGGGGATACGATCAGATTGATAATGCGAAAAAGGAACAGCCAAACTATATCGTTCATAACTCCCATGAAATTTTAAGTATTTCGCAGTCGATCTAG